The following nucleotide sequence is from Rubrobacter radiotolerans DSM 5868.
GCGACGGGGCGCACCCGATCAGGCCCGGGTGCATGATCCCGGCGAACTTCACGTCCGGCACATGGCGACTCGTTGCGTATATCCCGCGAAAGTCCCAGATCGCCTTGTGCGCCTCGGGGAAGTAGTCCGTAAGAAACCCGCCGCCGTTCTCCCGGGCGAAGATGCCGGTAAATCCCCACTCGGAGTTCGGAAGCGCCCCGATGTCCAGGATGTCCACGACGAGCAGGTCGCCCGGCTTTGCTCCGTTTACGGCGATAGGTCCGGAGAGCACGTGCACCCGCGAGAGCGCAACGTCGCGAATGTCGTTCGCGGAATCGTTGTTGCCGATCTGCCCATCGGTCCAGTCAAGGCACTCGACCCGGAAGTCGCTCCCCGGGTCTACCGCCGCCACCGCCGGGATGTCCGGATGCCAGCGGTTGTGGCCGACAAGGTCCTGCTCGTCCATCTTCTTGCTCAGATCTACCCCGAACACCGTCTCGGGCATAGCCACCTCCATTCTTCTCGTCCTTCCCGCAGAGGGCCTGCGGGCACGTCGAAACCAAAGGTCCCGGTGTTCTCGCCTCCTTTCCCCTAAGGCGCTTTCACGCAGCGCCGAATCCTAATTCGAAGCTACATTCCCGTCAAGTTAGATACAAATCATCTTCGATCGAGTATGCGGTGTCTCTGACCTGTCAGAAGAGCGGCACGTATCAGACGCGACGCCGAACCGTCTGGATCGCGCCGCGAGCTTGACCGGGATTCTTTGCCGTGGAAGAATCCCGTCCCCTACGGGAGAGAGGAGAAGCATGAACGACCACGAGTTCTTCGAGCTCGGCGACCTTACCCTGCAGGGTGGCGCGACCCTCAGAGGCGCGAAGCTCGCCTACAAGACCTACGGAACCTTGAACGAGGACCGCTCCAACGCCATCGTCTACCCGACGTGGTACTCAGGAAGGCACTGGGAGAACGAGTGGCTGATCGGGGCCGGGATGGCCCTCGACCCGGAGCGGTACTTCATCATCGTCCCGAACATGCTCGGAAACGGTCTCTCCTCCTCCCCCTCAAACACGCCGCCGCCCTACGACAGGGCCCGCTTCCCGCGTGTTACCGTGGCGGACAACGTAGCCGTCCAGCACCGGCTCGTCACCGAGCACTTCGGCATCGAACGGCTCGCTCTTGTAACCGGCTGGTCCATGGGCGCGGGACAGACGTATCAGTGGGCGATGAGCTACCCGGAGATGGTCCCGAAGATCGCCCCCTTCTGCGGCTCGGCCAAGACCAGCGAGCACAACATCGTCTTTCTGGAGGGAGTCAAGGCCGCCCTTACGGCAGACGATGCCTACAGAGGCGGCTGGTACACCGAGCAGCCGACGAAGGGCCTGCGCGCGATGGCCCGCGTCTACGCCGGGTGGGGGTTCTCGCAGGCGTTCTACTGGGACCGCGTCTACCGGCAGATGGGCTACACCTCCCTGGAGGACTTCCTCGTAGGGTTCTGGGAGGGATTCTTCCTGGACAACCGCGACGCCAACAACCTGCTCGCGATGCTCTGGACCTGGCAGAACGGCGACATATCGAGGACACCCGGCTTCGAGGGCAGCTACGAGGAAGCGCTTGCCACGATCGAGGCCGACGCGCTCGTGATGCCCGCCGAGAAGGACCTCTACTTCCCGCCCGAGGACGAGGCCTACGCCGTGGAGCGGATGGCGAACGCCGAGCTTCGTGTCATCCCGGGCGTCTGGGGACACTTCGCCGGGGGCGGGATGAACGACGAGGACACGCAGTTCATAGACGCCGCCCTGAAGGAGCTGCTCGCCCGGTAAAGCCCGGCCCGAGCTTCAGCCCTTCATCCGCAGACGCGCCGCAGGCCTTTCTCCTCGGCCGCCCGCTCGTCGAAACCGAGGGCGCGGAGGATGCTCTTCGTTACCTCTTCGGGACGCCTGTCGCCGTCTATGCGGGTCAGGAGTCCTTGGCTCTCGTAGTGACCGGCGAGGGGGCCGATCTCCTCGTGGTAGGCGGCGAGCTGACGGCGGAAGACCTCAGGGTCGTCGTCCTCGCGCCGGACGAACGGACCGGGGTCGAGGTGCTGCTCGGGCTGTGGCGGCGGGGCGTGCTCCAGGTGGTAGGTCCAGCCGGTTGCCTCGCTGTAGCGCCGACCCTTTATGCGCCCGGCAAGGACCCTGTCGGGCGCTTCCAGGAGGAGGGCCTGCGTAACGTGCAGACCGATCTCCGCAAGCTCCCGGTCGAGGGCGAGGGCCTGATCGAGAGTGCGCGGAAAGCCGTCGAGAATCCAGCGCCCCGCCGGCTCCAGGTTCGGGAAGACCATCTTCAGGACGAGCTCGTCCGGGACGAGCTCGCCCCGGCGGGTGTAGCCCTCGACCTCGCGCCCGAGGTCGGTCCCGGCCTGGATGTGGGCCCGGATCACATCCCCCGTCGAGACGTGGAAGTACGAGAGCACCCGCGCAAGAGAACGGGTCTGCGTGCTCTTCCCGACCGCCGGCGGCCCGAGCATCAGGAGCTTCACTTCGCCTCCTCCTCGGTGCTCTCGCCCTCCCGGACCTCCCGGCGACCTTTCCTTGCGAACGAGAAGTACTGCTCCGGGTCGTTCGCCGAGTCGTGCCCGCCCCGGACCATCACGTAGCGGAGGATGTACCCCCCGAGAAGCACGAGTCCCCCGGAGAGAAGGCTCTTGCCCCGCGACTCCTTCCCGAGCAGCAGCAGGAACGGCGCGACGATCCCGCCGAAGATCGTCCCCCCGACAAAGAGCGGCCCGAGCCGCTTCGAGAAGAGCGGCTTCGACCACCGGCCGGTCTTCAGCAGGGAGGCCGCAAGGAGCGCGGCCTCCGCGACGAGCACGACCCGCTCGGCCCGGCGCAGCGCATGAAGCGTCCGCACCTCCCCCCACCGGCCGAGGTGCAGAACGAAAGAGATCCACGAGAGCCCCGTCGAGACCGCAGAGGAGAGGAACAGGGGACCCATGAAGATCCAGTTCCTCGCCCAGAGCGGGATGCTCGTCGCAACGAGCAGAAGCCCGGTGTAGGCCCCGACGTACAGAGCTACAGGGAGCGAGGCGACGGAGATCAGCTTCGCCGGGATCATTCCCGCCAGCCGAGCCGGGACGGTGTCCCTCCCGAGCAGCCCGTCCTCGGCGGCCTGCCTTGTGGCTATCGCCCCCGAGAGGCTCCCGAAGACCGAGAGCGCCCACGAGCCCGTGGACATCGGGCTCCGGAGCTTGAGGATGCGCAACATGTTCAGGAAACGCTCGGGCCGTCCGAGGTCCCAGATCAGCATTACGGGGCTCACGATCATCGCGACGAGTGTCGTGTAGCGGCACACCCGGAAGAAGGCTGCGTCGCGCCAGCCGAAGAGCTGCCCCATCACCGACGCGAGGTGCGCCCCGGCCCCGATGCCCCCGACAAAGAAGTAGACGTAGATCTGCCACGCCCAGTGCGAGGCCTTGAGCGGCGGTATCCCGTAGTACCCCTCGTCCTCGCGCTTCTTGTCCGTCTTCGGGTGATGCGAGGTCTCGGGCCGCGCGCCGTTCGGACTCTCGCCGCTCGCTGCTTTCGCGCTTGTCTTTGGCTCCGGCATCCTACTCACCGCCCCCGAACGCCCACGCAACGGCCGCCCCGAGCGCGACGGCCGCCGCCGCGCTCGCGAGGGTCGCCTTGCCGACGACGGCCTGCGGGAGGTGCGGCGCTTCGGGCAGGTTGTAGGTCTCCGGGGTGTCCATAAGGATAAACTTCGAGTGGTTGCCGCCGATGCCGCCGGTGCCGCCGACCTCCGGCGTCCCGTAGAGGTAGGCGTTCGGGTAGCCCCGGTCGTGGAGCTGCCTGACGCGCTCCTCGGCTATTCTCTCCAGCTCCTCGACCTCGCCGAACATGATCGAGTTCGTCGGGCAGGACTTGGCGCAGGCGGGCTCCAGTCCGTCTATCTGCCGGTCGTAGCACAGGGTGCACTTGAAGGCCCGCCCGTCCTCCGGGACGTTCGTTATCACTCCGTAGGGACAGGCGATGACGCAGTAGCCGCAGCCGTTGCAGACATCGGGCTGGATGTAGACGTTGTCGAACTCGT
It contains:
- a CDS encoding alpha/beta fold hydrolase, producing the protein MNDHEFFELGDLTLQGGATLRGAKLAYKTYGTLNEDRSNAIVYPTWYSGRHWENEWLIGAGMALDPERYFIIVPNMLGNGLSSSPSNTPPPYDRARFPRVTVADNVAVQHRLVTEHFGIERLALVTGWSMGAGQTYQWAMSYPEMVPKIAPFCGSAKTSEHNIVFLEGVKAALTADDAYRGGWYTEQPTKGLRAMARVYAGWGFSQAFYWDRVYRQMGYTSLEDFLVGFWEGFFLDNRDANNLLAMLWTWQNGDISRTPGFEGSYEEALATIEADALVMPAEKDLYFPPEDEAYAVERMANAELRVIPGVWGHFAGGGMNDEDTQFIDAALKELLAR
- a CDS encoding adenylate kinase family protein encodes the protein MKLLMLGPPAVGKSTQTRSLARVLSYFHVSTGDVIRAHIQAGTDLGREVEGYTRRGELVPDELVLKMVFPNLEPAGRWILDGFPRTLDQALALDRELAEIGLHVTQALLLEAPDRVLAGRIKGRRYSEATGWTYHLEHAPPPQPEQHLDPGPFVRREDDDPEVFRRQLAAYHEEIGPLAGHYESQGLLTRIDGDRRPEEVTKSILRALGFDERAAEEKGLRRVCG
- the nrfD gene encoding NrfD/PsrC family molybdoenzyme membrane anchor subunit gives rise to the protein MPEPKTSAKAASGESPNGARPETSHHPKTDKKREDEGYYGIPPLKASHWAWQIYVYFFVGGIGAGAHLASVMGQLFGWRDAAFFRVCRYTTLVAMIVSPVMLIWDLGRPERFLNMLRILKLRSPMSTGSWALSVFGSLSGAIATRQAAEDGLLGRDTVPARLAGMIPAKLISVASLPVALYVGAYTGLLLVATSIPLWARNWIFMGPLFLSSAVSTGLSWISFVLHLGRWGEVRTLHALRRAERVVLVAEAALLAASLLKTGRWSKPLFSKRLGPLFVGGTIFGGIVAPFLLLLGKESRGKSLLSGGLVLLGGYILRYVMVRGGHDSANDPEQYFSFARKGRREVREGESTEEEAK
- a CDS encoding 4Fe-4S dicluster domain-containing protein, which translates into the protein MATGFLTDTTVCIGCKACEVACKQWNQLPADGYELTGDSYDNTKTLSGSTWRHVAFIEKPKSEERRRRLTGDVDLVALAEDVRDELPGGAEIDGLGRWTFMSDVCKHCVEAPCQQACPTGAIIRNEFDNVYIQPDVCNGCGYCVIACPYGVITNVPEDGRAFKCTLCYDRQIDGLEPACAKSCPTNSIMFGEVEELERIAEERVRQLHDRGYPNAYLYGTPEVGGTGGIGGNHSKFILMDTPETYNLPEAPHLPQAVVGKATLASAAAAVALGAAVAWAFGGGE